In Salmo trutta chromosome 28, fSalTru1.1, whole genome shotgun sequence, one DNA window encodes the following:
- the LOC115165389 gene encoding tumor necrosis factor receptor superfamily member 14-like, producing the protein MAQFETLIWTIPIILVLVSIGCCIACGRAEYRIGDECCPMCLPGNRVYKHCTEFASTSCVPCVDSTFLDEPNGLIKCKVCTNCYPGLGLMVKQSCRPSSDTVCGTLEGFYCLDPTKDGCRAAQRHSSCKPGQYINHTGTTSTDTVCSDCTGDTYSNGSFTSCQTHTQCDTLKLQQIKPGTHWSDSECGLQTSPIATLIFGVVVVLAVIAAVTMAAIMKRRRKHQRSYNT; encoded by the exons ATGGCACAGTTTGAAACCTTGATATGGACT ATACCTATTATATTGGTGCTTGTAAGCATTGGATGCTGTATTGCATGTGGTAGAGCTGAGTACAGAATAGGGGATGAATGTTGTCCCATGTGTTTACCAG GAAATCGTGTATATAAGCATTGTACTGAATTCGCCAGTACCAGCTGTGTGCCCTGTGTTGATTCTACATTCCTTGATGAGCCCAATGGTCTCATAAAATGCAAAGTGTGTACCAACTGTTATCCAG GTTTGGGTTTGATGGTAAAGCAGTCATGTAGACCTTCATCAGACACTGTCTGTGGGACACTGGAGGGGTTCTACTGTCTAGACCCAACTAAGGATGGTTGTAGAGCAGCCCAGAGACACAGCAGCTGTAAACCTGGTCAATACATCAACCACACAG GAACAACATCTACAGATACTGTGTGTTCTGACTGTACTGGTGATACCTATTCAAATGGATCATTTACATcctgccagacacacacaca ATGTGATACCTTGAAGCTTCAGCAAATTAAACCTGGAACTCATTGGTCCGACTCTGAATGTGGACTACAAACCTCACCTATAGCTACATTAATATTTGGTGTGGTGGTGGTACTCGCTGTGATAGCAGCCGTGACGATGGCAGCTATTAtgaaaagaagaagaaaacacCAAAGATCCTATAACACGTGA